CGCTTATGCACCTCTCTTGAGAATCGTGAGTGTACAAGGAGCTTACGGGGACATTGTCACCAAGTATTTTAACCCTGCCTACTATTTACCCGTCTCCAAAAATCACATTGAAAACATCAGGGTGGAGATTAAATCCGATCAAAACAAATACGTCGACTTCACCTTTGGCAAGACTATCGTGAAGCTCCACTTTAGATCCgtcagaaagtaaaaaaaaccacCAACATCGAGAATGAGTCAACCCCTGCACAACCCTCTACGTTTAGTGGGATATTATGAAAGCCAAGTGGGGGGTTCCCTCCCCGGTTTCGCAGGTTCACCTGTGATGTACGGGCGTGGGATAGGCTCCGTATTTTCGAGGCTGTTTCGTTTTGTATCCCCTCTTGTGAAAAGAGGTTTTGCCCTGGCCAAACCTCATCTTAAAACAGCGGCGAAAAAAATCGCTTCCGACGTGTTCAGCCATACCGTTGGAAAAATGGGTCGAGGAGTACAAGACGGATCAGGAGGAATAATGGTCCTGGCTAGACAACCCAGAAAGAGACCGCCGGGGCGACGTGTCTCCAGGATTGATAAAAAACGCAGACgcctagggggaaaaaaatcagtcGGCAAAAGGTTTACAAAGAGAAGGACCAACGACGTCTCGAgcgatatatttaaaaaaaaggagccTCTTTTACATCAAAATTCGTCCGAATGCACGATGGCCGAGCTGGATTTATTTTCAGCTCCTATGACTCAAATGTCCATTGACGATAAAACATACACAGAAGTCCTGCCTCTGTCCGCCATCACCGACGGGGGCCCTATTGAATTTTTCATCCCAGGAGAAGGTGAAAAGTACTTGGATCTGAACGACACATTACTTTACCTGCGGGTTAAAATCACCCGCGCCGATGGAACAAATATCCCCCTCGATGCAAACGTGGGTCTCATCAATTATCCTCTAAACACCATCTTTAGCCAATGCGATATTATGCTAGGGGATAGACTGATTTCTCAATCCAGTGCCACTCACCCCTACAGAGCAATAATTGAAACACTACTAAACTATTCTGAAGCCACCCTCAAAAGTAAATTTTCAGCCGGGTTATTTTACAAAGACACCGCCGGCTCTATAGACTCTATAGTAGGCGTGAATGGGCCCAACAAAGGGCTTAACATCAGAAGCGCTTTCACGGCCGAATCTAATGAGGTTCATCTACTGGGTCCGCTTCACGCCGACATTCTTTTCAGTGAGAGACTCCTTCTCAACTCGGTGGATGTGAGAATCAAACTCACGCGTGCCAGCAACGCCTTTTGTCTCATGGGGGCTGCGGACGGTACTTTTCGTCTGAAAGTGCTGGGCGCCTCTCTCTTCACAAAAAAGGTCACCGTTTCTCCGGCTGTACGATTGGGTCATGCCTCCGCCCTGCTCAAAGGAAACGCCCTCTACCCTTTGTCACGGGTCAGCGTGAAAACGTACTCTATCCCCGAAAATTCCAGAGTATGCACCCAAGAAAATTTGTTTTTGGGGACGATGCCTAAATACATTGTTCTGGGCATGGTGAACCACGAAGCTTTCACCGGAAGAAGAGATCTCTCCCCCTTTAATTTCCAGCATTTTAATGCAGAATACGTCACTCTCTGTCAAGCGGGAAAACAAATTCCCTCCAAAGCTTTCCAACCTCAATTTAACCAGGGGGCTTCGGTCAGAGAGTTTTACAACATGTTTACCGCTACAGGGAGGCATCTGAAGGATTTACCTCTATGCATCAACAGACAAGATTTTGAACAAGGGTATTCGTTGTTTGTGTTCAATCTCAATCCGGGGGAGGACAGCGACGCACTGTCCAGGGTTTCTAACGGAACTTTAAGACTGGAAATGAGATTCAGAGTGCCCTTACCCAACACGGTCACTCTTGTGGTTTATGCGTGCTACGACTCTATTTTGGAAATTGATTCCAAACGACAAGTGCTGGTGGATTATTATTGATGACGGAAATGAATAACCATCAATTGGAGAAGCTTCTGCAACATGTGTTGGGGGATGTTTTCTGCGGTGTATGGGCCTCGGATCAACTCGTCTCGCTGACTCGCTCCTTCACCCCACCCTCCTACTTCATCGTCAACACCCACGAAGGACATCGGCCGGGGGAGCACTGGTTATCGATGACTCTGGAGGAAGATGGGACCGCTACTTTTTTTGATTCTTATGGATTTTCTCCCGATTTTGACTACTATCCTCGGAGCATTTTGAGCTTTTTGGAAAATCGTTCTGAGCGGATATTGTACCACAACCTTCAGCTTCAACACCCTTTGTCCGTAGTGTGTGGTCAACACTGTGTTTATTATCTGTACCATCGATTTTGCGGACTGTCTTTTGAACAAGTTTTGTCTTTATACGACGATGATGTAGTAAAAAATGATCTAGAAGCATATACCCTGGTTAAAAAATTGCAACGTTGTACAAGTTGGaataagaataatagtagtagttgCAACGCACAAGCTGTCTGTTGTTTAGAAACGTTTTTGAATcgttgaaatgaaatgaaaatgctgtacacaatgcgtttgatgaataaaaacattttattgaaacaaaagttttgtcacatCATTCAAGGTTTAGCCAATGCGGGGACAATGTCACTTTTttacttcttcttttcctctcagGGGatagaaatgtttcttttttcacAGCAACCCGTTTCTCCTCTTCATTCCATGCCGGTTCAAACTCTACCCCCGCTTTTAGACGTCTGTATTGATCTCGTGCTACGGGGTTATGAATGGTTGATGCGGGGATGTTTAGCTCCGTCAACACTGTTAAAAAATTTCTCCATCCCTCGGGTGGGCGGTTCTGCGGTCTTTTGATCCGTTGCATCAGATGTTTTAGCAAATCGATCATATGAGTTCCTAGTAACGGCATTCCGTTTTGAACAAACTCTCCTTTGATGGTCCACCCCATGCCATTCTCTGATAATTTTTTCATAATGTACTCGGCGTTGTTACGATCGCGTTGAGGGAGGTTTTTTATAACTTGGATCATCGTGACATCCTCCGACTCCCCGGCTGTGTTCCTTGGTTTATCCATCTTTTCAGGGACATTCCACGGGTCGTTTGTCGAATCCTTGTGTAAAGTCACAGTCATCTTTTTTTCCTCACGTTGCCCCTGCTTCACCAAACTAAGGTATCTCTGCATCAGGGTGTCgtatatttttattctttcatGAGGATTCATTCCCGGTTCGTTTAAGACGTCTCTCATTTTAGCGTCCAGATCATCCTCCGCCGAGTGTCTGATGGTCTGCTCAGATCGATTCCGACGATTTAATTGTTGGGGAGataggagaaacatttttttgagcctTTTTCATCTTCAACCTTTTCCGGTCAATCCTCCGATAAGACTCCCTAtttgacattttcaaattatgTTTTCGGCACGTACACAACGGGCCACTGATGCGGAAGCAAACCCGACCTCAGTCTGTATTGTTCTGGACAAAAATGTGTCAGGTCAACCACTAAATACCCATGAGCGTCCAAAGTTGCATCCGCAAAACTttccaagaaaaaacttttttgcgAGGGGAACATTTGTTGCGCCAAGACGTTAATCTGCAATCTGTCGCTCGGGTTCTTAAACAGTATCATATAATTACAGTTTAAGCTAATTGTGCGTGAAAATTTACCTTGATGAAAACATTCTGGGTCAGCATCATAACGCTCATATTTCTATGATGTCTATACTGAGTGAAAATTTTCACCACTTCTGGATGATTGGAGGCTTGGAAAATAACATCATCCAAAATGACCAGATGAGTTTGATCGTCCGGAAACAAGTTTTCATCTTCAAAAGAATCAGGCAGTCCTTtcacaaattttatttttttattcatattttttagttCTGCATAGATGGGTTGAAAAGAAGTATAAATCCACACAATATTATCGGGTACAGAGTTCATGACGTGTTCACAATTTTCcaatatacattttacaaaaaaagtcttTCCACAACCGCTAGGCCCTACAACCAAGCATGAAAAAGGTGTATACAATCTAGGATCAAAGTCtacttgttccattttgtccattttttttccttctctaaTACCCAAACGGTAAAGTTTTCCCGTGAGGAAAGAGACGTCTTTTGTCATACACTACTCTAAACTTCTTTTCGAATGAAGTGTTTTTTAAAAGGAAGCCCCTTTTATCACGAGCAATTTGATGATGAGGCGTGTATATCTCACCCGTTTTATCTCCCTGTAGATATCCCTCTACCAAATCTTTgacgctgtcaaagttgaccctcTCGCAACACTCTCTGTTTTGAGTAATTCCCTTGGCACGAAGCACAGTTTTTTTACCCCGTAGGGTTTGGTAGGCATAACTCTTTGGACCGGCAGAGGCAAATTCTTGAATGCTGTCGCCCCCCAACTCATCCGTCAAATCCCCTAGATAGGAGCCCGTCTCCAGATAAGCTTCCCCCTCGTTTACCGTGTAGATTAAACTATCGGTGTCTGTGTAAAGAACTCTCTCTTGCAGCTTCTCTAGGTAACCATACATTTTCAAGCGTGCGTAAGCGGTGGTAAAAGCGGCAATAAATACATTGTTTGTGTTACCGGGAAGCACCACGCTGTTTTTGCCGTATCTCCACTGTACCATAGCAATCTTATCGCTGAGAAAGGAGAAATATTCAACCGTATATTTTCCTGAAAATACAAAGTTGTAAAATTCttcactttttttcaccaaggtgGTCTGAGTTCTATTGTGCCTCTCCGCAAACTTTCcccaaagactgtttaaaaagagTTTTGACATTTGTCTCTTGGCGGGGGTTGACCTCGACCTCTTTTTGCAGCATCCAACAGTATTCCCTGATTTTCACGATATTCGCGAATGTACTTTTCCCTGCTTTCTGCATCGACGGCTTCTTTAGGATACCCCGAAGCTTCTTGCTTCCCCTTTAGAAAAGTTTGAACGTAACCCGTAAAGACGCTACCGCTCTGCTTTTCAAAGTGCCATACCGCCGTAATCTTATCGACTCTGTACCCCAACTGCAGAGCTTTGTTGAATTCAACCGTGACCCAGGCTCCCGTCAGCGCCCTACCTTCCTCATCATGCTCACAAGGTCCCTGTTGGTTATTGTTTTCGGCGCATGTGCGACAAAGTGTAAACACTAGTTTGCCTTTGGCCGTTCTGTAGGGTAGCACTGGAAAATAGAGACCTCGAGGAGGGTGAACGATAGCTCTGACAAGACCAAAATAGTTTTGAACGTCCTCAAAATCCGTGTGGATGATGACGGGATGACCCAATGGGTAAGGAAATGCGCTGTTGACGTACGGGTAGAGAGAGGTGACATCCTCATACAATACACGCTGCTTCTCACCTGCCGTGTGCCTCAATCTGAAGGCACTCGTCCTACCCCCAAAAAGAGCATCTCGTGGGATGAGAGGTTCGGGGAAATTGTGAGTTTTGAGAAAGTTTATCACCCTGGGTTGTGATTTTTTCATCTCATTCCACTCGTGCTCTCTGATGATAATGATGTTGGCCTTGTGGTCGCGCTTTAACGCCTCCATTTTTTCCTCGGCAACCCTGTGCAACTCTTCATAACGAGTGTTTGTCAAAGGACATACGGCACTGGGTTCAAAACACGTCGGGCATCCGTGATAAAAACATCCCTGAAATTACCAGACAAACGGTTTGTCGCCGATTACAGCAAATCCGTCTACAAAGAATGACCCCATCTGTTTTTCTCCTTTGTTTAAAGCATGCTGTATAAAAATTCCACGACGATGCGCCTCCCATTCTAACCATTGGATGCTGGCGTGCGAGTATTTTTTACACGTCCCTTGGTAGTTATCCGGGGAAGGTATGGCTAGAGAGTCTGGTTCGAGGAAATTAGTCACAAACACCTTCATGCAGGCTGACGCTATGGTGATACGGCTAAAAGGATCAACATGCGTCTCATGCATAAACTCAGCTCTAAATTTGAGGCATCCTGCACGAagaacgtcgacgtcgtttttgcaGTAATGTACCGCTTGTTTTTGAAAATCAAAGAACTCCCGGCTCTTTTTACGATACCACGTCTCAAACTTGTTCCGCTCGTCGGCCGTCATGCGTTCTACTCCGTAATTGCTGATTGGGGGGTATTTTCCTACATAGTTTAAATGTTCCTCCGAACTAAATTTGTGAGGAAAATACCCCTTGGACCAGCAATCATCGAGTCCCAACGCTTTAGGCATGGCACTGAGTGGCATGGTAAGAAAGGAAACCGAGTCAATGTATTTTAGCCTAAAATCACGGTCTTCAAAACAGAGAACTTTACTCCCCTGCATAATGATAGAGGGAGCTATGCCCAACTGTACCATACCACTCAGAATCAAGTATCCGTCAAATCCTCTTGAATTGTGGGCGATAAATGTAGATTGACGATAACAAGCTTTCCTAAAATGTGTGAGGAAAACTGTAACACAGTCCGTACCAAAAGCACACCACTCTTCTCCTTGCAACGTCTTTGTACAGACTAGAAAGGGAATGTGCGTACTGTTGACACCAACAAATGTCTCAAAATCGTAAAATATGATGTTATCATTGTGCTTTACATCGCTTGGTAGTTTTTGTATATAGCAAAGATGTCCTGCTCCTGCTGCCTCTGTATCACTGTGGGGTAACTCCACTTTACATATTCGACATTTTGACTTGGGGCACTTGTGATTGTCGATACCTGTAGAAACGGGTACTTCGTAATATACCCTGCATTCAAGGCATTTTTTCCGCCGATCGCAAATGCTGAGTAGTTTACCCATTACCGGCTGTTTTTCCCTATGTTTGAGTAGACATGTAGGTGTACGTGCCCACATGTTGCAATCCTGACAAAAGActgattttgtcattatttttacacAGTCGGGAATTGTACAGACCACGCAATGACCGTCGCATTTGTGTCTGTTGGCTTTGATGTACCCTCTGTAGCAGTAGTGGCAAACGTGCGGTTTTGACAAAAATCCTTTAATGTTGATGATACCGTTGTAATGATTTTgagataaatacaaatacaacggaTTATCTGATTTAGGGGAATCTGTCTCAAACAGCGAGAAGGGGCGTTGATCCTCTTCTCTGTACAGTATGACAATTTTACGTCGCACGACTTTTTCAAACGCTTGAATATGACTGAAAGTGACGGGGGTTTGATCGTCTAAGCCCGCTTTTCTCTGTATTTGTTTAGCCTCCAGCACAGCCTGACTATCCGTAAATTCGGGATGAATCAGATGGGCTAGGCTGATGGCAAAACAGAGATGATTATTCACGTTGTTTGGTTTATACAGATAGCGAGCTTTCTTTTTGTAGAGTTCATGTTCCAAAAGGGTTTCGGCTTTTCTTCTAACACCGCCTCTAGGATTATGTATCACTTGAACTACTACCTGTATTTCGTCGTCGTTCATAATTTGAGCGTTTGATTGTACCAGCAGGTCTAGCACGTTTTGAAAAGCATTCATTACTTCCCCGGCATCGTTTTGAAACGTAAATGAAGCGTGTTTTCGCGCCCTGTCACCGATAAACTCTAATTGAACGATGTCGTTGGGTCTAGCCTCCTCAACGACCCTATTTGTCAAGTTTTCAAGGTTCCCCATGACTCGACGGTAAAAgataaaaacactttttaactCAACATTGTTAAACACTTCGCGTCTCAAGACATTTAAACCCTCACCTCTCTGGGTCTCATTTAAATTTGGATGGTCATGAGCTGTCCTCTGCTGCTGCACCCCCACCATGCCACCCTGTGGTTGTACCCCTTCACCCTCCAAATCTCCCTGTTGCTGCGGTTGCGTGTGTgcgtctgtgtttgtgtttaaatTTAATCCATTATGAGTATCTTGCAAAGacgggttatagtttgatttccaGTTTGAATGATAAATTGCAGTGTGTGAAGAATGAAAAAAGTTCGAATCACATTCTGCTTGGTTATTTGATTCTACATGACATAGCGCTTGTTGTAAAGAATTGAAAAACTGTGAATCACGTTCTACCCCTTTATTTGATTCTAAATGATGATTAGGAACGTTTTCGTTTTCTATTTCTCCGTCATCCTCCACTAATTCGGGCGAAACTACAATTTTTTCGTCGGCCATTCTATttctctaaaaaaataaaaaaaaataaaaaataaataaattataaagcagttatatcaatcaaacatgtattaaacaatgtcAGACAGCATCTCAAAGGTACGAGCCAGTATCTTGTAGTGTTGTTTGATCCGTTGTCTTTTTTGCTCCAGTCTGCTCGGCTCTCGACTCTTCCTCTTCCGCTTCTTCTTACcgcctgtaaaaataaaaaaaataaaaaacatgatcgACTTTAACCGCATGTGGCGCTGTCGTTTTCACTCAACACTCTCACAATCGCACCCGGAAACAAACCCGCACCTCCGGAATCAAACCCCGCCTACTTCTCTGAGCGCGAAATTTATTTGGGCTGACAACGTTCTAGTGTGAGGAGCTCCTCAAAACTCCGGCGCATTTAGGAAAAACATACAGAAAACAAAAATAACTTACAGCGGGAGCATGTAGGACTTTCGCCGTCTTTTTCGATGATGTTGTCCCTGAGCAAGCCTTCGACGGCGGACTCCTCTGGACTCTTTACCGGGAGAAAAGCCTTCTCGTCCGCAGCAAGCAAGTCTTCAACGGAGGGACATTCAACGTCTTTTTCGACAATTTTGTCCGGGAACAATTCTTCAACGGCAGGAGTCTTTTGCGGGTTTAAAACTtcctcctccgcctcctcctccgcaAGCTGGTCTTCAATATAGACTTCTTCGGAACGTTTTGGCGGGAGGTGTGATGCCGTCGAACGTTCGGTTAAGACCAACCATCGTGCCAGAGGCGTAAAAGAAACAtctgtaagtaaatatatatatatatatatatatatatattgtataatgtatgttttttcttgtaaattgaaaatcatttgacTCATCAAACTGTGATTGTGAAAAAGAGATCTCTTTAGAATCTTCCCACATCCCctctataaaacaaaataatgattaCAAATAATATAAAACAAATCAATAGTTTAAACTCACCGCTAGAGTCGTTTTCCAACTTTGTAAGATCAATCAAACAAAGCTCGTCGTCTCTTACTTCTGTGTCGACTAGATCATCGTCTAATAAAATATACCAATAACGTTGTAAAACAGAggtaataaaacaatgtaaaaaataacCAGTACTTACGCAAAATGGATGAAGGTTCCCCTAGAACATCCCTCTGCTGAGCGTGAATTTCGACGCGGTGTTTAACTGCTTTTATTTAGAATAAATACTTGTTATTATATAAACTCTAAACAGATATATtgcaaacagtaaaaaaaataaataattacccCTCATTCTCAAAACCCTCTGAAGAGTGTGCTCTACCAGAGTTTTTCCagcttttaaatatgtttttcagcATGTATCTGGTTATTTTCACGCACAAGAGTGTATCAAAGTgagactttgtgtgtgtgcgtatgtgtgtgcgtgtgtgcgtgtgatttttgaacattttgaggacttttgaccacttttccaacttttctccaccACTCCTCCCATGTCTCTGTCGGGGCTCACAAGGCCggctgcgggactcgtgggactcctcatacccccctccctctgacctttccataaccccaccacctcttctagggtcatcaatcatttctgacacaaggtgtatcacggtcattaatcatttctgacacaaggtgtattccccctcctccccctccctctgacctttccataaccccacccccatttgaccttttgaccccaaggtcattaatcatttttgacagctcggtcattaatcatttttgacagctaggtcgtaaatcatttttgacagctaggtcgtaaatcatttttgtcaTAAGGTAGGGacttaacatatatacatatatatatatatatatatatatatatatatatatatatatatatatatatatatatatatatatgtatatacaaaccccgtatccatatgagttgggaaattgtgttagatgtaaatatttttttttttttttttttttttttttttttgtcctgtccagcttctcaggcaagtcatatagttgatgtagattcccatatcggctgttcagatttactttacaaaagagaagtgtaggatacttctcttgttgccttatttgtatttgactttattaaatgtatttatattatcatttggtgcagccgggccggagcaggagaggatagaaagagaaaaaaaaaggaagacagagggggaaattgtggagacaagagggggattagacagagagacaaaaacaacaacagcaaacacaacaacaacaacaacagcaacaacaatagagcaacatcagcaaatacaacatgtacaaatatgatggtaaaagtaatagcaaataagcagttagcaaaaataaaaaaataatacagaaatgacaatgagcattattacactacaaatggagcaaaacaaataccaatagaaatagcgctattcataatgaacaataccaatactttacctttattatcaacaatacagttgttcaaattcaacaatacatatacgtaatgataacttgagatacgaaagaatgcaggaaaatggagaggaagaaagagaagcaacctaccttaaccttgtagattgttatagtaacaaaaggttaagctttgtcagtgtgccatgtgttatacccagtttaccctagggcaacaacattaatatatgtttgatgaaacgtgattatgtgcatgagtgtatgtatatgtacttgtatatgtacagaatgcgTATATGTGTttctacagtgaatgtatatgtacagtatgtgtatatg
This sequence is a window from Nerophis lumbriciformis linkage group LG23, RoL_Nlum_v2.1, whole genome shotgun sequence. Protein-coding genes within it:
- the LOC140679763 gene encoding uncharacterized protein F54H12.2-like; this encodes MAELDLFSAPMTQMSIDDKTYTEVLPLSAITDGGPIEFFIPGEGEKYLDLNDTLLYLRVKITRADGTNIPLDANVGLINYPLNTIFSQCDIMLGDRLISQSSATHPYRAIIETLLNYSEATLKSKFSAGLFYKDTAGSIDSIVGVNGPNKGLNIRSAFTAESNEVHLLGPLHADILFSERLLLNSVDVRIKLTRASNAFCLMGAADGTFRLKVLGASLFTKKVTVSPAVRLGHASALLKGNALYPLSRVSVKTYSIPENSRVCTQENLFLGTMPKYIVLGMVNHEAFTGRRDLSPFNFQHFNAEYVTLCQAGKQIPSKAFQPQFNQGASVREFYNMFTATGRHLKDLPLCINRQDFEQGYSLFVFNLNPGEDSDALSRVSNGTLRLEMRFRVPLPNTVTLVVYACYDSILEIDSKRQVLVDYY